The window tcatattcacaataaaaagtaatacttttagcataaaaaataatactttttcatgggtgacccaaataagagatccgtctcacaaatacgacccgtgagaccgtctcacacaagtttttgcctggTATCAAAACTTAAATAATCGACTGAAATAACTGATCCATTTTGGTAGAAAATCAAACCAAAAAAAATAGTTTGGATattgaattatatatttgtaaaatcgaaaataaaatcgaaaaccgaaccgaacaatatatttgtaaaaccgaaaaCAAAATCGAAAACCGAatcgaaccgaccgatgaacaccctaATGAGAAGGGTAATATATATCTCTCCTAATGCTTATATCAAGGGAGTCACGAcctctttattattatttattgctTACGAAAACCTACAATTCCTTTTACTCGGATAATATGAAGTAAACATTCGGGATTAAGGCATTTGTATCTGTTAGGACCAATGGAATCCGGATATCTCCACACAggtatgatattgtccactttgggttttaaccctcatggttttgcttttggaaccacccaaaaggcctcataccaatggagatatcattTCATCTTATAAACCCATGatctttctctagatcttcCAATGTGGGACTTTGGTTGCATCCCAACAATCCTCCCCTCAAACAAAGTTCCACCGTTATTCTCACAGTCCGAGCCTGCCCTCAAGCCTTATTCGCCCTCCAATCGAGGTTACTCCACTTCACTGCATTGTAGCGCACGCCTTACATGAATACCGGGAACATCAACCACCTCGAGAGtttaatcaaggatttttaCCGGGAGCCCTCATCTCCTTCGTTTAGGTATCGAGGATTCCACCCACACGGCTCGATCTagaccattgctctgataccacttgttaggaccaATGGAATCCGGATATCTTCGAGGTTACTCCACTTCACTGCGTTGTAGCGCACGCCTTACATGAATACCGGGAACATCAACCACCTCGAGAGtttaatcaaggatttttaCCGGGAGCCCTCATCTCCTTCGTTTAGGTATCGAGGATTCCACCCACACGGCTCGATCTagaccattgctctgataccacttgttaggaccaatggaatccggatatctccacacaggtatgatattgtccactttgggttttaaccctcatggttttgcttttggaaccacccaaaagacctcataccaatggagatatcattTCATCTTATAAACCCATGatctttctctagatcttcCAATGTGGGACTTTGGTTGCATCCCAACAGTATCTCTCTCCTTGTGCTTATATAAAGGTAGCCACGACCTCTCCCCTTCAAATTTCTGATACAGAAACTGCATCAATCACACACCCAATCCCCTCTCCCATCGCTTTCTTGAATCCTCTCCAAAGCACcaagaaaaaatgaaaatggCAGCCTTTTCATCAAGCCAGCAGCACCCTTCTTTCCTCCTTGACTCGGACATTGATCCGCACAATGTCTTGTTTCCCCAGTTTTACGAGCCCCAAGCTTTTCAGAATCTTGACCACTGTACAAAAGTCGCTGCCATTAGCAATAATGAGGCTTCTGCTCTCAGTGTAACAAACAAGAATAGCATGGATTCTTCCTCCATAGTCACTGATCATTTTTACAATAAGCATGAtcgtgatgatgatcataattaTTACAGCAAGCATCTTTCTGTAAAGCCCATTAATCCCATTGGCAAGAAGAGGAAACGCCAGTCCTCTTCCTCAAATTCTGCTCAGTCCAAGGTTCACTACTCTTTTAccttatatacatacatacatatacacacTAACACACATAAATATAAACACACACTAAAGTGTGATTTCGGATTCTTGATCCAACATCTTTCTGTGGTGTAGGATATGAGAGAAATGAAAGACAAGAAGGAGAAGAAAGTGAAAAACGGTGAAGCAAAGAAGAAAGACAAGAAAAATGAGAAGAAAGAAGCAGAAGAAGATCCAACAGGATACATTCATGTAAGGGCCAGAAGGGGTCAGGCAACAGATAGCCACAGTCTTGCAGAAAGGGTctcatattatttattattcattttttagatatataaaaaaaatcccaTATTCCAAATTCGATTTTGAATATTAATCCTTATTCAAAACAGGTGAGGAGGGAGAAAATCAGTGAAAGAATGAAACTGCTCCAAACTCTTGTTCCTGGTTGTGAAAAGGTGACAAaacttttcaaatatttttttgtcaTAACGTAAATGTCTgtttcatttaaattaatgtcaCATTTTGTCTGTGCTTTTTTTATTTGTGTTTATTTTTTGGTGTCATATTCATGTAATCTGATTGGTGAACAGGTGACCGGAAAGGCTCTCATGTTGGATGAGATAATCAATTATGTTCAATCCCTCCAAAATCAAGTCGAGGTGATTTTTTTTTAcgataattaaagttaaaaaatAGTTATATTATCCTTCTCATCAATCCATCAGTGTGAAAGATGGATTTCACGTCCTTGTTTCATCCAACGTTTCTTTAGTATTCCTCATATTTATTGTTTAAATATccattaattttacaatttgcAGTTTCTCTCGATGAAGCTTGCTTCTTTGAATCCCATgttctatgattttgggatGGACTTGGAATCATTCATGATTAGACCTGATCAGGTTACACAATCTTTCAACAAATTATTATCATCATATCACTTTAATTTCGTCATATATAATattctttaattattatttaatttccatCAAATCTCATTTATTTATTCTGCTGTCTTACAAATTTGCATGCAGAATTTAAGTAGCTTGCCATCTCCATTACCAAATGTGCAGCAATGCAACCCCACAACTCTACATAATCATCCTATCCTCGATAATTCCGTCTACTCTCTTGTGTTTCAACAACATCAAATTCAGAACCAGCTTCCTCACGAGGTACTTATTTTACTAATTTGTGAAAATAACGAtggatacgaagtagttgctaaatttgattatttatgtttcTTCGTCTTTTCTTCTTATATTATATTACTAGGAATTCGAGTGGATGGAGGAAAAAGGAGCAAGAAAAGATACTAAAGATCATTATTCCAAGAAGAAGGGCATCGATTCTTTTTTCTTGCCGATATGGCCGATGAACATGATGAATAACTAAAGGGCTGCAAATTCAAGAATCAGTGCGAAGCAAAAGGAATGATAATATTTAATCTCCTTTTCAAGATCTTTTAATCTGTTCCTCCCCACCAATATTGCAGCACAAATTCCAAACTTGGCTATATGTTAAAAGTTATCTAGGTCTCCTAGCTAGCTATCTTGTCAAAATATGTATGAATATTAATGTATGTTCTTTTCTTGTTACATTTTGGAATTCTGTTATTACAGTCAGGTTTTCACTTTGTAATAATGATTTTCGAAATGATGTGTCGATAACTTTTGAAAGGGAAAACTATATTCTTGTAATCGCGTGTATTTTTGGTCACCACGTCGCTCAATTTACCAGTCTCattcaattaatttgtattttatttcatttttattacCTTTTCATCATAGTACTGACGACGACGACGTCGGAAAATAATGACGTAACATCAAAAATTATTAACGACAGTGAGATGTTGATATGTCTTCGGTGAGAATGATAAATTTTTTAAGaatgtatatataaataatgagacaaaattaattaattaaatgaataGTTATAATTGGAACCTGGTTTTTGTGTGGGGCTTGCGTGTTATGAATGGGGGAATCTTGATTTATTGTGAATTGATTATGCTTGTTCCATATTCACCTAGCTAGGTTTATAGAAGAGAAACGAggcaaaattaattaaatagggGGAAATTATGTAGGCATGTCGGTTGTCGATGGAGAAAGGTCCAtaatttcttttatttaaattactatatatatatatatatttaaaaagttGATGTGATAAATGATTATAACACATCGTGACAAAATAATAACTTTATAGATTAATCATGTCAGattcttttaaaattaatatctcATAAACTCTTTTAAAGAGCTTACGAATTCAGTCAAAAAAGGTCAGCCAAACATCGATGTTGTATACAAACTTCACCGATGgtcttgaatttagtaattaaattaaagctTGATTTATTGCCAAAATTATCATTTCAATTAAAATGGTAAAAATCCCATTATGTGATCCATGTGAATAGGGTGAGCTGAGTCGAGTTATCCACCGAATCTGATGAAAGGGAAAACGAGCAGGGAAATTCCTTCCAAAGTAGGCAAGGTATCGTGAAATCAAGAAGAGAAACACGTTAATGGGCGTCGGAGGAGTGTCAaacgtggccactccgatgcttaagtcagcatgtgaagatgatgaagataatCAGTGTAGCTTGGGAGAGAAATAAATGCTACTGATGTCAATATATGTGTGAATATATGTGGTTGAATGTGTTTAATGCAAACAAACATGCTATTTATAGGAAGGAAGGTAATTAGTTCATTGTTTTCAGTGCTCACTTACCACCAATAGCATTTGATGTTGACTTCCTGTTACGTCGCCCTACTTTCCACTGTGTCAAATCAATATGATTCTGTTAGGCACACTTACTGAGGTAAGATATTACATACTCTCGCACTCGAGAGCGGTACTATTATCGACGTAGCCCAAGTAGAATGCCTCCCGATGGCTTGTATGAAAGCCCGGGATTTTGATAACCCGGGGAGAAAATGTCTTGGGCATTCACCTGTCCGATTTCTGAATAACTCTTTCTGCAAAATTACCATGATTTTGGGTATCCATAGGATATCTTGGATCATCCATGACTTGGACTCTTACAAGGTATCATCTCATAAAACTAATCTTTGAATGATGTTTTTAGCAAgatcatcttaaaaattaactcTTGACCCCATGTTTGGCTTATTAGCATCTCATAAAACTAATCTTTGAATGATGTTTTTAGCAAgatcatcttaaaaattaactcTTGACCCCATGTTTGGCTTATTAGGGTACAAGAATTCAATTGGATATCCATAGAGGAAGAAATAGAGAGGAGCAATATTGAATTATAACCACATATATATTATTACATTTCACGTTTGGGACAAACAAACATACATATAAATTAATATGTGTGTGCCCGTTTGGTCGAAAAATATGTTTAGCAACAGcaaacattttaaaattaaaaggaacattattcaataCTCGCttctattatatattatatttccaCACTAGCATATGTCTAATAAGTagcatatttaaatttatataatataaatttatggaagacattttatttttttcttttgagtAAGATTATTATTATGATGGGACATGTCACATTACAATGTAAATAGTATATCCATGTATGGTTGTCATCAGCCACTTTATTACATTCACTAGTCAACGTTGATACGTCAATCTTGGCCATGCCAAGTTCTTTTCCTAAATTTAATGTGTCCACAATTTCTACGAGATGAACATGGATACTTTTTTGTTTAATTTAGAAAAGTTATATTCTTACTATGGTAGTTtgcatattttgaatttttttcatgttaattatcagtcaatttataatattatatcagcaatttttatttttaatttctatTTTAGCCTTTTCTCCAACTGATTGATGATGTGATGCCAAAAAATGATGATAGCGCCACCGAAATTTGATGGCGTATTTTGATGTCACGTCAGCGCTCCAATGAAAATgaataaaatagaaaaaatacAAGTTATTAGACAAATATCATAAATTGACAGATAACatgacaaaataaaaaatatacaaattaTATGACAAATATAATTTTCCCGATCATATAATTCCCAATTCCCAGGACTTCATGATTCTACCTCATATGGATCATGTGCCATTGTTTCTTTTATTTgtcctttttcttttctttttctcttgGAAGAACACCACGGAATGTTACATGTCGAATTCTATCGATTTATCAAAATATACGTCACATATAACTCTAACGAACTTGAAAAATTATTTGTCGATAAGCTCGTGTTGATTATTCATATGTAATTTCCTCATGTATTCGAAAATTCCCGAAAGTTAGTCGCCTTGATCTcaaatatattaaatcatatccTCGCGCGCTACTCGGACTacactgtagtgacccgttccagaatcacctactaatcaaaaactaagcatgcaattaacctaattaacaataatcagagataacagcggaaatagtcaacaaaaatagttatacaaccatatcgaatcaaaacaataccgataaaccaaccagctactcaacgtcctcctcctgctcctcctgagctgtccaacctgaggcctgccccgtgggaatggggtgtccaagaataaacaaaaccgaggacgtgagcgataagaacgcccagtacaaaagtatgagtatacagacctatatgaaatgcacatgctatgatcatgataccggggtagtcaagaaacaggagtcacaaaaggatctcaacaatgctcagtctagaggcgccaagtggatagtgccgcgcggtacacctctgggtcactgcatccactacaagacagacgtggacctaaaatgtcccggaccaccgaagccctcccgacccgtcggccactgtgtactctcggtgtccatgcgtccacaagacagggctgagcggccccaagatatagcttatctcgaaagagatacagctcaacagtaaaggctatctcaaaggagaatacggctcaacatgaaatgcaacgtgcagtaataaacgtgacataatagcatgcgtcatatgacatataacaatgcagcaaataatcatgcaacacatatatgaatgtatactcaaccaggatatctcggatagtactttcgtacctctatcacagcaagcctagccttacgcaacaccgctaatcaggtctagaacaagcctacgcatcaaaagcatactcaatcaatactaccatgctcgactagcaaaaccagtactccctagtactaccaaaggtttagggtttaccttcgtccgtcgacagccctttgatgtcgattgcctcgtaactcaggcgccgctacgctactactcctggcagctcttggctatcgctcgaccaacaactaaccctagaaaccttccaaactctccaaaatgagagaaaactcaagaaattggcaagtcaaaaatgagaaatccgagcactatttataggccatgttcggatcctccgaacaacacttcggaacgtccgaacgctacgtgtccattggctcttgacagctcatgatcggatcctccgatcatacacttcggaccgtccgaacatgcacgtgtccagctgctcttgacacctcatgatcggatccatcgaacccacttcggaccttccgaactcttcggtgcttccgaaccatcttcggtccgtccgatcatgactcggtcaaaattacacattaaaccttcttaatcaccattaatccgttaattacccaatttggaattcgggctactacattctcccccccttaaaaacgatttcgtcctcgaaatcaagtttagaggatgaacaaaacgaaaataacaacatcgttaccctcaaaatctaagggacaacccatcactagacgcttggctaaaaccgaatgatccatcggagtagaaatggaaagaatgacatctagagaaacatgcggtaacttatgacgcttaacaaatcgtcctggtcaccccaacgacctacacttccctgactactctcatcaccaaagtggtcagccatcgctacaacatagaatggggaaactagtaaattggtcaacggaaatcccaaaacagaaatctatatcccaaaatcatacgcatgctctgataccataaatgtagtgacccgttccagaatcacctactaatcaaaaactaagcatgcaattaacctaattaacaataatcagagataacagcggaaatagtcaacaaaaatagttatacaaccatatcgaatcaaaacaataccgataaaccaaccagctactcaacgtcctcctcctgctcctcctgagctgtccaacctgaggcctgccccgtgggaatggggtgtccaagaataaacaaaaccgaggacgtgagcgataagaacgcccagtacaaaagtatgagtatacagacctatatgaaatgcacatgctatgatcatgataccggggtagtcaagaaacaggagtcacaaaaggatctcaacaatgctcagtctagaggcgccaagtggatagtgccgctcggtacacctctgggtcactgcatccactacaagacagacgtggacctaaaatgtcccggaccaccgaagccctcccgacccgtcggccactgtgtactctcggtgtccatgcgtccacaagacagggctgagcggccccaagatatagcttatctcgaaagagatacagctcaacagtaaaggctatctcaaaggagaatacggctcaacatgaaatgcaacgtgcagtaataaacgtgacataatagcatgcgtcatatgacatataacaatgcagcaaataatcatgcaacacatatatgaatgtatactcaaccaggatatctcggatagtactttcgtacctctatcacagcaagcctagccttacgcaacaccgctaatcaggtctagaacaagcctacgcatcaaaagcatactcaatcaatactaccatgctcgactagcaaaaccagtactccctagtactaccaaaggtttagggtttaccttcgtccgtcgacagccctttgatgtcgattgcctcgtaactcaggcgccgctacgctactactcctggcagctcttggctatcgctcgaccaacaactaaccctagaaaccttccaaactctccaaaatgagagaaaactcaagaaattggcaagtcaaaaatgagaaatccgagcactatttataggccatgttcggatcctccgaacaacacttcggaacgtccgaacgctacgtgtccattggctcttgacagctcatgatcggatcctccgatcatacacttcggaccgtccgaacatgcacgtgtccagctgctcttgacacctcatgatcggatccatcgaacccacttcggaccttccgaactcttcggtgcttccgaaccatcttcggtccgtccgatcatgactcggtcaaaattacacattaaaccttcttaatcaccattaatccgttaattacccaatttggaattcgggctactacaacaCCGTCTCAATGTCCGTCGTGGATAGATGTGTGTATATTTTCGAAAAGGCGATAAGAATGTGagaatatcaaatcaaatatcaagCCATGCAAAGGTTGGTTCGGGTGTGTCCGGCCTAGATTAGCCCAAAGTTGAAAAGATGCAGCCTAGGTCGCAACCGATGGGGCCACAACGTCGTGGCCCCATCGGAGCTCTAATGTGATGCATGGAGGTGGAGTGGTGGTGATGGCTTTTGAGGTATTGAATAAGCTTGTCTCCTGAACTTGGGTCCAACATATGGGAGGGGAGGTAGAAGAATGTGACATACATTTATTATGGTGGTATCCTCCTGTGTTGCATCTATGGTATGGGTTGCCCTAATCTGGACTAGGGTTTTTATcccacttgatttttttttttaaaaaaattattactctTTCACTTTATTTGGACAATGGTTCCTTGTTATGAAAAGTAAGTTTGAACATTCCATAAATAATGATTGAGTTGGTGCATATTTATTTATATCGTTTAAATTGTTGAGTTggtttgtgtgagacggtctcacgaatctttatctgtgagacgggtcagccctaccgatattcacaataaaaagtaatatttttttatagataaatcaaataagagatctgtctcacaaaatacgatccatttattgatataaatattatgaaaataagAGCACTAGTATTGGTGTTCAAAACCATGTGTCTGAACATTGTGGATGTTAATCACTCATTCACTTGATCACATGAGCCTGGGCTGAGAATTTAATtgtatattttaaaacatttgtATGGTTTGTGTCTCACGCACCATCAAAGGCATGAGGGAGCGACAACGTCCATGGCCCACCTCACAtgtccactttttttttttttttttaatttagttTTTCTATTTGTTTTAAATTAGTTCAAatgtttaatataattttttataatataaaacaaTTTTcatgggaaaaaaaattaacggttgaattttttaaaaaaattataaaatttgaacagCTATTTAAAggttattttaataaataaaaatcaaatattcATCACATTTAacaaattatttcaaacatccaaacatattattttatatcaCAAATCACTCAAAAAAtattatctatgatattttcatcatctcaattttattttaatatttgtttCTAAAATCATATTTTGTTCCGAAATAGATAAAAATGACCCAGGTTTTTTAGAAATTTTGTGAATTATCCAAAAATATCGGAAAAAATGCTACTTCCCAAAATCAATTCACAAATTCCACCAAATTATTCAGATTTTTCATATTCACCAAGTTATCCAATTCCAAAATACGTGTGCATCACCAACTTCGTTTTGACTTAGTTGAACAATTGTGGTAACAATGCAACAACAATCATTGAATTAGTATTTTATAGCTTCTCTTTTACGTTTAATTTATatgttgtttttttgttttttgttttaaaaatttgacgcaagtttgatttatttttatatgttttacTCCTTCATTCAAActtataataaaatttttactGAATATATTTTGGTTTTCCGaagtatttaaataaagatttCGAAAAATAGGTTACATCATAAACTGTTTTTTTGACGTTTTACAATATCTTTTGCTAAATatgaagattttaaaaaaactcCTTGATTTGACTCTCACTCATCGTGGATGTTTGTGTAGATTAGCTTGAAATGCAAGGCTATGATTACTTGTAGTGTTTGATTAAATCAAATTCATCAAAAAAGAAATCCTACCACATATTTGTTCGAACCTCACTGCTACAAATTCCTCGAGGGCAGTAAATTGGTAAAAAAAAGTAGGCAACATAAAATATATGTATGGACCAGAAGAGGAGTTGATAAAATAATAGCTAGCTAGTTGACATTCTGTGGCACTATCAAGTGAGAAAACAACATATATATTCAAtgtaataaaatatttcagaacATGCCATGTTTATTTAAGTTGAGGCAGAGGCTCTTTTTGACAGAGACTTGAATTTTTGTGTTCCAGTCAAAATACTTCCACAATGATTTCTCTGTTGTTACATTTAAACTTTCTGTCTTCTTTGTGCAATTTGCACCACTTGTTGCCTTTACTCCATCCCATAACCTGTCTCTTGGAGTTTCAGGTAAACAGTGTGTTGTTTGGTTCTACATGCTCCCAAAAAATTTGAGTCAAGACCAACTGAACAGAAGAATATAATAGCCAGATTTAGTTAGTGCATATATACGAACTCGCATACGTAGGTatacatgtgtatatatatatatatgtgtgtgtgtgtgtgtgtgtgtgtgtgtgtgtgtggtgcATGTATCCTGAAGAGGGTGGGGTAAGTACCATTAAAAGTGAAAGGTAACAAAGTGTGAATCCGAGGGCAAATATTATTCAAGAGAACGGATGGAAAGATAGCGAAGCTTGGAAATTAGAACAAGTCAGACAATCCGTTTAAGGTGAAGAATAACGAGACATTTGCTCTAATAATAATGTACAAACTGCAGTTCATGTCATCTTGAATTCCATGAAAATGACACATGGAATCTGTAAATGCATAACAAACATTCGCGATACCTTAGTTTGATTAAGATTAACGGTGAAGAAGACGCAAGGATGTGCATATGCTTCGCCTGCAAAACCCCCATGCCTCCGTCGTCGTCGGTATTCCAGTATGTACTGCAGTTACGAAGGGTACTAGATAAGAGACGGGGACCATCAAATATTTTGCCTTCACGAGGAACATGTATGCATGGTTTGTTAACCCGAAATGACTTGCATCTGTTTCCATTCCTTGGGAGTTTTCTGGCAAATTAATGAGGTGATGTGCAATTAATACATTTTTCGGTCCTAAATATAGGTAGTTATGATCATGTCTTGGTCCCATGAGATTACAAGCTGGTAGAATTTTCTCGAAAAAAGGCTACAAAAATGAATGAAGATGAGATCACTCGTAACCAGAAGTCTACCTATTTGAAACAGACTTTCTGTTTACTATTCAAAGAAACTGAAATAGAACATTGATGTGGTCTCTTAGAAAAGCAAATTTTAAGTTGAAATTAGCATCTTTACAtaggaaaaaggaaaaactgAGAGTAGTATGAAGTTATCGGGATATGCAGTTAAGGACAGACGCTGACCATATCTCAGAATGCTTTCACTAAAGGGACGAACCGCACAGAAGTCCATCCAAGAGCCAAAAACCAATGAGACAAATGAAGGCAAAACTGAATAGAACCGAATATTTAAAGGTATTAAGGATTGGTGCCTTCTTTGCTAATCTACGACTTATCAAATTGTCTAGATAATAACATCAATTGGTCCTGCCCACAACTGAAAATGGTTGAGAACCTTATGAAATTTTTAGTAACACGTCACTATTATAAGTATCATTCAATCTCTAGGCAGATTTTTTAATGACGAGATGGACACTTTATTCTAACCTTAC is drawn from Primulina eburnea isolate SZY01 chromosome 10, ASM2296580v1, whole genome shotgun sequence and contains these coding sequences:
- the LOC140803929 gene encoding uncharacterized protein isoform X2; the protein is MKMAAFSSSQQHPSFLLDSDIDPHNVLFPQFYEPQAFQNLDHCTKVAAISNNEASALSVTNKNSMDSSSIVTDHFYNKHDRDDDHNYYSKHLSVKPINPIGKKRKRQSSSSNSAQSKDMREMKDKKEKKVKNGEAKKKDKKNEKKEAEEDPTGYIHVRREKISERMKLLQTLVPGCEKVTGKALMLDEIINYVQSLQNQVEFLSMKLASLNPMFYDFGMDLESFMIRPDQNLSSLPSPLPNVQQCNPTTLHNHPILDNSVYSLVFQQHQIQNQLPHEEFEWMEEKGARKDTKDHYSKKKGIDSFFLPIWPMNMMNN
- the LOC140803929 gene encoding uncharacterized protein isoform X1, whose product is MKMAAFSSSQQHPSFLLDSDIDPHNVLFPQFYEPQAFQNLDHCTKVAAISNNEASALSVTNKNSMDSSSIVTDHFYNKHDRDDDHNYYSKHLSVKPINPIGKKRKRQSSSSNSAQSKDMREMKDKKEKKVKNGEAKKKDKKNEKKEAEEDPTGYIHVRARRGQATDSHSLAERVRREKISERMKLLQTLVPGCEKVTGKALMLDEIINYVQSLQNQVEFLSMKLASLNPMFYDFGMDLESFMIRPDQNLSSLPSPLPNVQQCNPTTLHNHPILDNSVYSLVFQQHQIQNQLPHEEFEWMEEKGARKDTKDHYSKKKGIDSFFLPIWPMNMMNN